One Dioscorea cayenensis subsp. rotundata cultivar TDr96_F1 chromosome 19, TDr96_F1_v2_PseudoChromosome.rev07_lg8_w22 25.fasta, whole genome shotgun sequence genomic window, gcttcaaaaaaaaaaggaaaaatattctCAGTTCATAACTTTTGGTTTAGGTGTAAAAAACACTCTCCAaatctatataattaataattagccTAACTAACAAttaagaatcaaaacaacaaataatgcaattaaaaagCAACTTAACACAAAATCACAATCAATTATTCAATACAACAAATTTTCAACAAATAATCCAATGAATAATCAAAACATTCACAACAATTAAACactttaaattatgtataaaaaaaaaagtttctacaataaaaaataaaaacataaactttTGAAAGATTTAACAACTAGAGAAAACTCAATAATCAACAAAACTTGCAAATAATCTAAAGTTGAATCTCACTATAGCACTACCCCTGTGTCATAGTCCTATAGATGGGAGGTTATCATCACCAAtgacttagtttttttttcatttgaaggACTATGATAGCGCAACGCCAGCCTATGTCTGTTGCAAGCCAAGCTTCACCTCGTCACAAATGTCACTAAGGCAAGCAAAAGCAAATAAGAGTGCACACAAAGATAGTCATCCCAAAACTTAGACTTTTATTGACTACACTTATTCAATTCTCCATCTCTCTCTGATGCTTACAAAATTGACGGCCAAAGGCCTTTTAATGTCAAAGTCCGAAGAGAACATGGTAGTTCCAATAACCAACCACTAGGGAACATGGGTTGAGAACCGCTCTGACACTCCGCCAAGCGGCCAAGTCCAAGAGAATGTGGTTCTACCGCCCGGTGCAACCGTCCGTGTGCCTGCACTCGATCAAGACCACTCGCTATGTTCAAAAGTCACCCCGCATGTCCCTCAGTCATGTGCGCACAGGAGAAAAGCGTTGACCACTTTTCCCACGGGTTTCACCACTTTGGCAACCACTTGGAGCAACCATTCCTGTATCAATCGCCCACGTCTTTTAAATGATTGTTCTTGTcgcttaattaaaaaataaaaaataaaatgaaacatgGGGAGAGGTTAGtgcacaaaaaaaacaaaaaaacaaaaagacaaaaaaaacttGGGGAAGAAAAGAATAACGAGAAGTAAAACaggtaatttttatataaaaaaattaatgaaaaataaaatgaaatttataaagGAGGCGGCTCTCGGAAAgaccctaaaaaaaaaagagacctGCTTAGCAAGCCATTTACCCTAAGATTTCCTATTCCAGTGGttactaaatattaatatgaattattACCATatgacaaacaacaaaataatctacaaaattatcacttattacaaaaataaattccatGTGACACACTGAGGGTCCGTTTGATTCGTTAAAAGAAAGCATGCAAAGCGATACAGATCAAAGTACTAAATAGTTAAAAGTACAGCATGAGTCATTGTCTgttctatgtttgattttcattgaacagtacgaaacacaaaatagtaaattacgataatatctttttattattcaatatttattttataataaaaaacatacaataatattttatgaaaatcttatcaaattttacaatgcccaataataacaataagttaaaatttaaaaacatttaatccacaacaaacaaactttcattaatatctaaatcctaaaatataaataaatagataaataaataaataaataaaattttaaatagataaataaattaataaataaacaactaaaatttaaatagataaataaataaataaataaaattttaaatagataaataaattaataaataaacaactaaattttaaaaagataaataaataaataaaacaaaataaatcatgttatcacTTCTTAAtgagtatataatttttaattttaaatagggacAATTTTGTCATAAATTGTCCCTGATATTACTAGAAATTTTTGTCACAGTGGTTTTTAGCGTgcagaaaaaaattagaagttgTCTTTATCTTGATTGGGTAATTTGTGCTGTACTCCCGTCTCATTTGTAAATCAAACGCATTACAATAGAAGTTGTCCTGTGTTATCCCTCAAAATCTTGCGTATCAAACGGACCCTGACCCACTTTAGAAAATTAGTTTCCGAAGGAAGGTTTAATTAAAACTCACATAAAactattaatatttacttcTGTGCTCTTAATACTCCTTACAAAAAAACACGCTTCTGAATGCAAatataaaactcaaaaaaacaaatcacaaaattcaccCAGAAACTTCTTAATCCCTAATCAGCCCTAACTCAAAACACCAAATTTCACTACTAACAGCCAAACCACATAAACATTaccatgtaataataataataatatataatccacatcatcatccaccaAAACACAACCcaccatatataataataaaaaagttacaAAAGACACCCTACAAAAGTCACCAACAATAACACCCCAAACCCAACCCCTTCTCCACGTCAGCATCACAAATCGGGCCCCACTCTACCTTTCTCGCCTGGGCCCACCATCTCCACACCTTCTCCCACCCAGCTCCCTTCACCCTTCTCCTCCTCCCCTTCGCCTCCTCCTTCAACCTCCTATTCTCCTCCTTTAACCtctccatctcctccttctcctcccccTTCTCCACCTCCCTCTTCTTCATCGCTTCATAGCACTCCCCATTCCTCCTCTCCAGCGCGTAGATCTGAGCTTGCAACCCCTCGATCCTCCTACTCAGCAAGCACACCCGATGATCCTCTCTTAGCTTCACCACCGCCCGCGCCAGCTCCCCTGCTCGCCTTCTCATCCACCCCACCTCCGCCGCCAACCCTCTCGCCTCCGCCTCCGCTGCCGCCGCCCTGAACCCCACCCTCGCGTTCTCTCCCGCCAGCACCTCCCTCTCCGACTCCAGCACCTCCACCAAACTCCTCTGCAGCTCCATCCTCCGATCCGCCTCCATCCGGTAACGATCCGACTCGTTTATCTCATTCACTAAGATCTCTCTCTCCACCCCCGTGATCACCAGTTCCGCGATTAAGAAATCGAGGTCGGCTTCAATGGGATTGAGGTTAGGGTTCGGGTTTTGGTTTGGATTGAggttgtttggttggaaggagaGGGCGCTTTCGGCTGCAGAGGAGGTGGGGGAGTCCGGCGG contains:
- the LOC120283698 gene encoding kinase-interacting family protein-like; the encoded protein is MATTPIAAVTCPQLCRTSTCPSWLQAALADIEQRVNEVALSQPGKDESDSFADRAEFYYEKRPQLVSLLHDLHHRYLQLADRYSQSLLRRTHSPSPSISPPDSPTSSAAESALSFQPNNLNPNQNPNPNLNPIEADLDFLIAELVITGVEREILVNEINESDRYRMEADRRMELQRSLVEVLESEREVLAGENARVGFRAAAAEAEARGLAAEVGWMRRRAGELARAVVKLREDHRVCLLSRRIEGLQAQIYALERRNGECYEAMKKREVEKGEEKEEMERLKEENRRLKEEAKGRRRRVKGAGWEKVWRWWAQARKVEWGPICDADVEKGLGLGCYCW